A window of Chryseobacterium sp. IHB B 17019 genomic DNA:
TTTCATTTTTTTTATACTTCACTTCTACTGAAGGGTGTTTTTTAATGTTTTGATTTTGAGTGTTTTAATTGTCAAAAGTATAAATGCAGTAGACTGTTTTTAGTCTGTTGGTTCTACATTTGCAACCAGGAATGACGATGTCGGATAATCTTAATCCAAAAATATTTGAAGCGCAACAAAATTAAGATAACCGATAAAGAATTTAACACGCATAGAAAAAAAATGAAAAACAAAATGAGAGCAATTGTACAATTTTTATTAATGAAGATCTTTTCCAGACAGCCGATTTTTATTCTCGTAAAAGATAGATTCTAAAAATACAAATACATAGTTCCCAAGACAACGAAAGTTAGGTTATTTATCTTCAAAATAACGCTAAGTCCACAGTATTAACTGCGGAATTAAGAACAAACAAAACAACAAAAACAAACTCAAACAATTTCAGCTTTCAAAAAATATTAAACATTTGATTAATAGAATGAAAGATGATACAAACACTAAAGAAAATGAAAAATAAAATTACTTTAGCTTTTACTCTTCTATTGGCAGGTTTAGCTTACGCGCAAGTGGGTATCAACACACCTAGCCCTAGAGCAACCTTAGATATTACCGCGAAAGCAGCCACAGGTAACACAAGAACTCCGGAAGGTTTGCTGATTCCTAATGTGGACAGACTGAGAGCTCAATCTATGACAGGGATTGCCACTTCCACAATGATTTACGTGAATAGTGTTGCCACTGGTACACAGGCGGGTATTGCAGCAAATATAGATGCGGCCGGATACTATTATTTTAATGGAGTAGTCTGGACAAAACTAATTCCCGAAGTTCCCACTCAAATAGACACTGATACAAATATATATAACACAAACGGATCTCTTACAGCAAACCGTACAGTAACTCAGGCGGGTAACACGCTGGCCTTTACAAGTACGGCTGCTACAGGGACAAGTCATTTTACGGTGGACGGAAATACTTTCAATGTTGATGCGAGAAATAACAGGATCGGTATCGGTACAGCAGCCCCGAATAATCTTTTAGACTTAGGTGCATCTAGTGGAAGAAAATTAGCAGTTTGGAACAGCGCGGCCGGAGATGACTTTTACGGATTCGGAGCGGCGGCAGATGTTTTACAACTATATGCAGGGGCTACTTCTACACAAAGTCCGCTTATTACTTTAAACCAAAATGGAAGAGTAGGTATCGGTACTACGGTTCCGGTAACAAATTTCCATACAATCGGTACCAGAAGGTTTGAAAATGCTACGGCAGGAACTGTTCAGGTAGGCTCAGTACTTACTGCAACAGATACCAATGGTACGGCAGAATGGAAAACCCCAGCATCTGAAACGATACTTGGAGGGATGGATGCAAATGCAGGAATCAGTATACCCTTTGCTAATGATGGAACACTTAAATATACAGGACGTTTTATAACACTTCCTCCGGGAAGATGGGCTGTTACGATTACTCAGCTTGCACAGACTTCCGGAACACTGGATAATGACGACTGGATGTTTGTAAGGAGTACTTTTGCAGAAGGAGCTATGGCGGTTGGTGCGACTGCAAACAGGTCTAGTGATGTTAATGGAGGGCCCACTTTGATGAGTTTCAGAGTACAAGGTCCCGGAACCACCGGAAATCCACAACAGTTTGATGTATTTCAAGGCACTGTTTTTATTACTAATAATACCAATGCTGCTAAAACCTACAGATATATTGCTGGTCAAACAGTAACCGGGGGAGGTCCTGACTCTGCGACTTTCATTAGGTCGTATGGAGGAACATGGTCAGAAAGTTCAATCTATGCCACTGCCATTAAATAGATATAATTAGTATAAAAGAAAAATCGAGTTTATTTTATAGTGAGAAGCGGGAATGAAGTTAGATCTAAGTTCCTGCTTCATTTTCATGCAAAGATATATGTGTTTTTTTTATAATTAAATCAGCTATATAAGCTGTAAAACGGGGCAAGATACAGGAATCTTGTCCTGTTTTTATTTAAAATAAATCATTATTAAAATAAGTCACAAAAAAGCGCTTTCACAAAAGTAAAAGCGCCTTACATGTATGTTGATGTGTTTCTTAAATGGTTATTTCGCGTTATGGGTCTGCAAAACAAATTTAGCTAATGGGGCCATTCTGGCTTTGTTTAAGGTCAGTGTATTTCCGTTTACAGAATAATTATCTGATGCAAGCAGCGCGTCTACAAAAGCCCTTTCGGTTTCCAGATCATCACACGCAATCATCGTAGACATCCCCTGATTGAATTTGATACGCATCATATCCGGTTTGATTTCAAAAGTTCCGCCTACTCCGTTGCATCCGCCGTGCCCTTCATATCTCATATTTGCTGTATTCAGCCTGAAATATGGATTTGCACTTGGGTTTTTAAGGCTTATCGGCCGTCCGTTCAGTTCGGTAAGCTTCCATATCTTTCCTGTGATGTTGTTTGTGTTCTTAGGAGGTGTAGGAGGATTTGGTGTTGGCATGGTGCTCATACAAGAGGTTACAACAATTGCTAATAGCAAGACGTTGAAATATATAAGTACTTTTTTCATATTTCTTTTATTTTCATATTAATAATTAGGTGTTTAGTTTAATACGAGGCCATTTTAGTATTAGTGGAAGAAGGCTTTTCCTTGTGATGAAAAAGAACCATATTATAGTCTTTTTTCAGGAAAGTAATATCTCCTCTAATATTAGAATACTGATAATCAGCATCTGTGGCAGTGTATTCCGGTAATTCTTCGCTTTTTTTCAATTCATAAGATTTTCCATCCAGACGTACTACTGTTGTGTTTTGGGTCTCGTTTATTGTTACTTCCAGCCGATCTCCAAATTCATCTGTATAAACATTTTTTGTGATTTTATCGGCATTATCATTCATTGGATTTTGCAGGACAACTTCTTCTTTTGCCTGGTGCTTACATGCTGTTATCATAAAGGCCAATAAGCCAATGATAGTGCTGATGTAGAATAACTTTTTCATAGTGATGAGTGATTAGGTGTTTCATGAATTTAATATTAATACTTTATAAAATTACAAATATTTTTAATTTAATTATGTTAATTTTGTATAAATTAATTAAAAATTTGCACCATTATCAAATTAATGGATATTTTATTC
This region includes:
- a CDS encoding META domain-containing protein, which translates into the protein MKKVLIYFNVLLLAIVVTSCMSTMPTPNPPTPPKNTNNITGKIWKLTELNGRPISLKNPSANPYFRLNTANMRYEGHGGCNGVGGTFEIKPDMMRIKFNQGMSTMIACDDLETERAFVDALLASDNYSVNGNTLTLNKARMAPLAKFVLQTHNAK